The following are encoded together in the Macadamia integrifolia cultivar HAES 741 chromosome 10, SCU_Mint_v3, whole genome shotgun sequence genome:
- the LOC122091442 gene encoding protein-lysine N-methyltransferase EEF2KMT isoform X3, which translates to MDEEFNPSTTGFLHLVSAFLAMEPTDCLISLARECGGGSITMEVQSFIWEECINRAACNINRPSDLYIKNFLKKVILDVESNCSDVLDGLYEQYAYYLTALKDDSSMNVNKRVCKSISFLFPDEGPSCPTSKLIVPLRCSLDMLQGDTGCSIWPSSLFLSEFILSHLELFSNKSCFEVGSGVGLVGIVLAYVKAKKVVLSDGDFLSLANMKLNLEMNQLITGTDMSNRTIQDPNLIECIHLQWESASESRLRDFRPDIV; encoded by the exons ATGGACGAAGAGTTCAACCCTTCAACTACTGGGTTTCTCCATTTGGTCTCTGCTTTCCTCGCCATGGAACCCACTGATTGTTTAATCTCCTTGGCAAG AGAATGTGGTGGAGGGTCGATTACAATGGAAGTTCAGAGTTTCATATGGGAAGAATGTATAAATAGAGCT GCTTGCAATATTAATCGGCCGAGCGATTTATACATAAAGAATTTTCTAAAGAAGGTCATCCTTGATGTTGAATCAAATTGTTCTGATGTGCTGGATGGATTATATGAACAATATGCGTATTACTTGACAGCATTAAAG GATGATAGTTCAATGAACGTCAACAAAAGGGTATGCAAAAGCATTTCATTTCTCTTCCCTGATG AAGGTCCTAGCTGTCCAACATCGAAATTGATAGTTCCACTGCGATGTTCTCTTGACATGCTCCAAGGAGATACTGG ATGTTCCATTTGGCCTTCAAGTCTTTTCTTGTCGGAGTTTATACTTTCTCATCTTGAGTTATTCTCTAATAAATCTTGTTTTGAG GTTGGTTCGGGTGTTGGTTTAGTTGGTATTGTTCTTGCCTATGTGAAAGCCAAGAAG GTGGTACTAAGTGATGGTGATTTCTTAAGTTTAGCGAACATGAAGCTTAATTTGGAAATGAACCAGTTGATCACAGGAACAGATATGTCAAACAGGACAATCCAAGACCCAAATTTG ATAGAGTGCATACATTTGCAATGGGAATCTGCATCAGAAAGTCGACTTCGAGATTTCAGACCAGACATAGTGTGA
- the LOC122091442 gene encoding protein-lysine N-methyltransferase EEF2KMT isoform X2, with translation MDEEFNPSTTGFLHLVSAFLAMEPTDCLISLARECGGGSITMEVQSFIWEECINRAACNINRPSDLYIKNFLKKVILDVESNCSDVLDGLYEQYAYYLTALKDDSSMNVNKRVCKSISFLFPDGPSCPTSKLIVPLRCSLDMLQGDTGCSIWPSSLFLSEFILSHLELFSNKSCFEVGSGVGLVGIVLAYVKAKKVVLSDGDFLSLANMKLNLEMNQLITGTDMSNRTIQDPNLIKFSDRVHTFAMGICIRKSTSRFQTRHSVSCSI, from the exons ATGGACGAAGAGTTCAACCCTTCAACTACTGGGTTTCTCCATTTGGTCTCTGCTTTCCTCGCCATGGAACCCACTGATTGTTTAATCTCCTTGGCAAG AGAATGTGGTGGAGGGTCGATTACAATGGAAGTTCAGAGTTTCATATGGGAAGAATGTATAAATAGAGCT GCTTGCAATATTAATCGGCCGAGCGATTTATACATAAAGAATTTTCTAAAGAAGGTCATCCTTGATGTTGAATCAAATTGTTCTGATGTGCTGGATGGATTATATGAACAATATGCGTATTACTTGACAGCATTAAAG GATGATAGTTCAATGAACGTCAACAAAAGGGTATGCAAAAGCATTTCATTTCTCTTCCCTGATG GTCCTAGCTGTCCAACATCGAAATTGATAGTTCCACTGCGATGTTCTCTTGACATGCTCCAAGGAGATACTGG ATGTTCCATTTGGCCTTCAAGTCTTTTCTTGTCGGAGTTTATACTTTCTCATCTTGAGTTATTCTCTAATAAATCTTGTTTTGAG GTTGGTTCGGGTGTTGGTTTAGTTGGTATTGTTCTTGCCTATGTGAAAGCCAAGAAG GTGGTACTAAGTGATGGTGATTTCTTAAGTTTAGCGAACATGAAGCTTAATTTGGAAATGAACCAGTTGATCACAGGAACAGATATGTCAAACAGGACAATCCAAGACCCAAATTTG ATTAAATTTTCAGATAGAGTGCATACATTTGCAATGGGAATCTGCATCAGAAAGTCGACTTCGAGATTTCAGACCAGACATAGTGTGAGTTGTTCTATTTAA
- the LOC122091442 gene encoding protein-lysine N-methyltransferase EEF2KMT isoform X1 — MDEEFNPSTTGFLHLVSAFLAMEPTDCLISLARECGGGSITMEVQSFIWEECINRAACNINRPSDLYIKNFLKKVILDVESNCSDVLDGLYEQYAYYLTALKDDSSMNVNKRVCKSISFLFPDEGPSCPTSKLIVPLRCSLDMLQGDTGCSIWPSSLFLSEFILSHLELFSNKSCFEVGSGVGLVGIVLAYVKAKKVVLSDGDFLSLANMKLNLEMNQLITGTDMSNRTIQDPNLIKFSDRVHTFAMGICIRKSTSRFQTRHSVSCSI; from the exons ATGGACGAAGAGTTCAACCCTTCAACTACTGGGTTTCTCCATTTGGTCTCTGCTTTCCTCGCCATGGAACCCACTGATTGTTTAATCTCCTTGGCAAG AGAATGTGGTGGAGGGTCGATTACAATGGAAGTTCAGAGTTTCATATGGGAAGAATGTATAAATAGAGCT GCTTGCAATATTAATCGGCCGAGCGATTTATACATAAAGAATTTTCTAAAGAAGGTCATCCTTGATGTTGAATCAAATTGTTCTGATGTGCTGGATGGATTATATGAACAATATGCGTATTACTTGACAGCATTAAAG GATGATAGTTCAATGAACGTCAACAAAAGGGTATGCAAAAGCATTTCATTTCTCTTCCCTGATG AAGGTCCTAGCTGTCCAACATCGAAATTGATAGTTCCACTGCGATGTTCTCTTGACATGCTCCAAGGAGATACTGG ATGTTCCATTTGGCCTTCAAGTCTTTTCTTGTCGGAGTTTATACTTTCTCATCTTGAGTTATTCTCTAATAAATCTTGTTTTGAG GTTGGTTCGGGTGTTGGTTTAGTTGGTATTGTTCTTGCCTATGTGAAAGCCAAGAAG GTGGTACTAAGTGATGGTGATTTCTTAAGTTTAGCGAACATGAAGCTTAATTTGGAAATGAACCAGTTGATCACAGGAACAGATATGTCAAACAGGACAATCCAAGACCCAAATTTG ATTAAATTTTCAGATAGAGTGCATACATTTGCAATGGGAATCTGCATCAGAAAGTCGACTTCGAGATTTCAGACCAGACATAGTGTGAGTTGTTCTATTTAA